The Rhizorhabdus wittichii RW1 genome segment GATCGCTCGGCCCCGGTGTCGTCGGTGAAGACACGCATTTGCCGGGTCGGAAAGGCGCGTTCGAGATAGTCGATGACGTATTCGCGCGGGCTCAGGTCGATATCGAGTTCGGCGCGCTCATCCGGCGCGAGCTGGCCCAGGCGGCGGTCGAGGATGGACTCGGCTGTGGTGACAAGCTGCATGACCACCGACTTGCCTTCGGCGAGATGCTGCTCGGCCGCCGCGATCACGGTCGGCAGTTTCATCGACAGGAGCACCTGTCCGAAGAAGCGCTGCTTGGTCGACTCGAAGCGCGAGCGCGCCGAGGCCTTGGCGCCGCTGTTGAGCGTATTGCCTTCGAGGCCGTCGACGACGCCGGTCAGCTCGAGGGCGGCCTCCATGTTGCGATGGATGATCGCCCAGGCATCGGCATAAATGTCGTAGATCTCGATCTGCGCCGGGGTCAGCTCGTGCTTCAATATGTCATATTCGACCCCGGCAAAGCTCAGGGCGCGGGCGAGATAGAGGCCGCTGGCCTTGAGATCGCGGGCGACCAGCTCCATCGCGGCGATGCCGCCTTGCCGGATCGAGGAGATGAACTGCTCGCGATCGGGGAAGGAGGTTTCCGGGCCCCAGAGCCCGAGCCGGACCGCATAGGCGAGATTGTTGATGTCCGAGGCGCCGGTGGCCGAAGCGTAGCCGACGCGCGCGCCGGGCAGATGGTTCTGGAGGAGCACGCCGCAGATGCCCTGCTGCGAGCCGGCCTTTGCGCCAAGGGCCCCCTCCCCGCCAGCGACGCCGCCCATCTCGTGCGCTTCGTCAAAGAAAATGACGCCCTCGAAATCCTCGCCCGCCCAGTCGAGGATCTGCTTGAGCCGGCTATGATCGCCGCGCGCTGAGCGCAGGGTCGGATAGGTGACGAACAGGACGCCTTGCTCGAGGGTGATGGGCTCGTCGATCTTCCAGTTGCCGACCGGTTGCACATCGGCCGAGACGCCGCCGAGCGCGGTCCAGTCGCGCCGCGCATCTTCGAGCAGCGGCTCGTTCTTGGTGACCCAGATGTTGCGCCGCCGCCCCTGCAGCCAGTTGTCGAGGATGCAGGCGGCTACCTGTCGGCCCTTGCCGGCCCCGGTGCCGTCGCCCAGGAAGAAGCCCTTGCGATAGGTCCGGCCGTCTTCGGCAAGGACGAGCCCGACGCCCTCCTTGTCCGGCTTGAAGCGCCCCGGGAGCGTCTGCGACCAGGCATGGCCGGCATAGACGACGGTTTCGAGCTGGGAGGCCGAGAGCAGGCGTTCCGACACGGTGCGCTCGGGCAAGCGGGGCACATAGTGCGGGATGGGCGCGGCGATCGATCCCATCGCGACGGATTCCACGAGTGCGGTTGGGTGGTCGCCTGCTTTGTCGAATACGATGCGGCTCGGCCGATAGGGCAGATAGACGCCGGTCTGCTCCAGCAGCGGTGCCGGGGCTTCGAGGCGTTCATAATCGACCGGGAGAACGTCGTTGCGCGCCGGTGCGAAATAGGCGCGCGGCTTGACCGGAGCGCTCTTGACCGCGCGGAAGAGCGAGATGCCTTTGCCGGACACCGGCGCCGCGCGGACGGGCGCTGCCACGACGGGCGGCGCGGCACGCGGCGGCACGGTGAGGACCGCGGCCAGTTCTTCGACCGATGCGCGCTGGATGACGGCGGGCGGCGCGTTTCCCGCGACCTTGTCGATGACGAAGAGCCGCACGGCGATGCTCGTGCCATGCTTGGTGTAGCATTTTTCGAGCCGCAGCGATGTCCGCACGCTCGCCTCGCGCAGCACGGTTTCGAAATGGTCGCGCATGCGCGCATTGGGGCCAAACCAGTCGGGCATGATCGCCACCAGGCGTCCACCCGGTGCAAGGTGGCGCAGCGCCGCCTGGAGGTGCCGCACAGCGGCCCGGTCGTCAGCGCCGCGGCCCAGCGAGCGCGAGAAGGGCGGGTTCATCAGGATGACGCTCGGCCGTTCCTGGTGGGCCATGAGCGACCCGATCGCGGCACCGTCATGCCCGGTGATGAGGGCGTCGGGGAACAGGGCCGCCAGCCGCGATCGCCGCGTGGGATCGAGTTCGTTGAGTTGCAGCGACCGATGATCTCCGAGCTGCGCAACGAGAAGGCCATTGCCCGCGCTGGGCTCGAGCACCACGTCCTGCGGCCCGACGTCGGCGAGCAGCACCGCGAGCGCCGCGATATCGGCGGGCGTCGAGAATTGCTGCCAGGCGATCTGCGCTTCGCTGCGCACGGTTTGGGTCGGCAGGCGCTGGACGAGCGCATGGGCCTGCGTCACGTCGGCGAAGCTCTCGAGGGTATAGGGCCTCTCGCGCAGATAGAGGACGGTCGCATGCTCCAGGAGTTCGAAGCTGTCGCGCTGCGTCCAGCGGCCGTCGGCGTCGCTGCCGCCAAAGGCGCTCGTCATCGCTTCGTTGAGCTGGCGGCGGGTGATGGGGCCCCCCCTGCGCAGCAGGGGAAGCAGGGCCTGGGCGGCAAGGCGGTCGGATGCGCCGGCGGCGGCGAAGAGATCGGACATGAGGTATGCTCCTGTGACAGCTGCCCCTTCGGCAGCATCACAGTTCCGATCCCCCTCCCCTTTTCCGGGCCGGGATTTCCCGGGTCGTCTTCGTCGCCAGCGGGATGCCGGCGGCGGCACCCGTAAACGCCGCTCCAATTTCGCTGTTCGGCGCCGCGCCGTCTCCATAAGGTGGTCCCGTCTTCGAGAGGGGTGCGGGTGATCGGAAAAGCGCAAATGGACCGGCTCAAGAGCGGCGTCCCGGTGGCGGTGGTTCTCCTCCTTGCGGCGATGGGCTTCTTCGCACTGTCGCACCTCCTGCGCGAAGTGCACATGCACGACATCCGGGCAGCTTGGGCGCAAGTGGGCGTCCTTCATCTGCTCGCGGCGGCGGGACTTACCGCAATCAGCTATCTGGCGTTGACGCTCTACGACGTGCTGGCGCTGCGCGCGATCGATCGTCCCCTGCCCTATCGCGTCGCGGCGCTGGCCTCGTTCACAAGCTATACGCTCAGCCATAATCTGGGTCTGGCGCTCTTCACCGGCGGCTCGGCCCGCTACCGGATCTATAGCGCGCACGGCCTGGGCGCGGGCGATGTGGGCCGCGTGGTCGCGATCGCCGGGCTGACCTTCTGGGGCGGCGTCTTCACCCTTGCCGGGGCGATGCTGGCGCTCTTTCCCGGCGGCCTTGGCTTTGCCGGCTTCGCGCCCTCGCCCTGGGTCTGGCGAGCAAGTGGCCTCGCGCTCCTTGCCCTCATCATCGGTGCGCTTGCCTGGTCAGGACCCTCGGGCCGGACTGTCCGGATCTGGAAATGGGATTTGCGGATCCCGGGCTACCGGACGGCGCTCGCCCAGCTTGGCGTCGCCACGGTCGATCTCATGGCCGCGAGCGCGGCCCTGCTGGTGCTGGTCCCGGGCGCTAGTCTTGCCGACTGGCCGGTCTTCTTCATCGGCTACATATTGGCGATCATTGCGGTACTCGTAACCCACGTGCCGGGCGGCCTCGGCGTTTTCGAAGCGGTCATCGTGGCAGCCCTGCCGGCAACGCCGCGCCCGGAGCTCATCGCCGCGCTGCTCGGCTACCGGCTGGTCTACTATATCCTGCCCCTGCTGATCGCAGGGGTCATCATCGCCGTGCAGGAAGGCGCGCGCTGGCGGCGGCCGATGGCTGCGACGTTGCACGGCGCCCAGACGATCGCCTCGGGCATAGCGCCGACGCTGGTCGCGGCCCTTGTCTTCCTGGGCGGCATGGTCCTGCTGGTCTCGGGCGCGCTGCCCGCCGAGCATGATCGCATGGCGGCGCTGGCAGCGATCCTGCCCTTGCCGCTGGTGGAAATATCGCATCTCGCCGGCAGCGTCGTCGGCGCCGCGCTGCTCCTGGTGTCGGCGGGCCTTTATCGTCGCCTCGATGGGGCGGCCTGGCTGACAGGCCTGCTGCTGCTCATCGGCGCGCTGGTCTCGCTCGCCAAGGGCCTCGACTATGAGGAGGCGATCCTCATGCTGCTGCTCGCGGGCGTCCTGCGCTGGACGCGGGGCGCCTTCTACCGCCGGACGCGGCTGACGCAGGAAGTGCTGACGCCGAGCTGGCTCGCGAGCGTGGCGCTGATGATCGGCCTGCCGATCTGGGTCGGCTTCTTCGCCTATAAGCGCGTGCCCTACAGCACCGATCTCTTCTGGCGCTTTTCGGAGCATGGCGACGCCTCGCGCTTCCTGCGCGCCAGCCTCGGCGTGGGCCTCGCGCTGGCCGCCCTCGCAGTCTGGCGGCTGCTGCGCCCGGCCCCCGTGGCGGGTCCGGGGCTCGTCAGCCTGGAGCCGCCGCAGGGCGAAGCGATGGCGCTCACGCACCGCACCGATGCCAATCTCGCCTATACGGGCGACAAGCGGTTCCTGTGCTCGCCTTCGGGCCGCGCCTTTGTCATGTACCAGGTGCGCGGGGCAAGCTGGATCGTGATGGGCGATCCGGTCGGGGATCCCGCCGAATGGAGCGAACTCCTCTGGCAGCTGCGCGAAGGGGCGGACGCGGCGCAGGGCCGCTTGCTACTCTACCAGATCAGCCTGCAGGCCTTGCCCGTGGCGATCGACCTGGGCTTGCAGATCGTCAAATATGGCGAAGAAGCGCGGGTCGATCTTGCCGCCTTCACGCTCGACACGCCGTCGGCCAAGCCGCTGCGCTATGCGGTGCGCCGCGCGGAGAAGGAAGGCGCGCGCTTCGCGATCATCGCGCGAGACGAGCTTGCCGCGCATCTGCCGCGGCTGCAGGAGATTTCCGAAAGCTGGCTGCGCGAGAAGGGCCACCGGGAAAAGGGGTTCAGCGTTGGCCGCTTCGACCCGCCTATCTCGCCCGCTTCGACTGCGCGGTCGTCCTGCGCGAGGAGAAGATTGTCGCCTTCGCCAATATCTGGGCGACGCAGGATCGCTCCGAGCTGTCGATCGACCTGATGCGCCACGATGCCGACATGCCCTATGGCACGATGGACTATCTGTTCGTGCGGCTGATGCAATGGGGCCATGGGCAGGGCTATCGCTGGTTCACCCTCGGCCTCGCCCCCTTGTCCGGCCTGGAGGCGCGCCGCCTGGCGCCGCTCTGGGCGCGGCTCGGCGCGCTTCTCTACCATCACGGCCAAGCGCTCTACGGCTTCGAGGGCCTGCGCAGCTACAAGGAGAAATTCTCGCCTGTCTGGGAGCCGCGCTTCATCGCGGGACCGCAAGGCCCGGCGCTCGCCAGGGCGCTGTTCGACCTCCAGGCGCTGATCGGCGGCAAATGAGCGGCCGGTCTCCTGCACGGCGATGGGTCCGCGCCGCGCTGCTGGTCGCGCTGCTCGTCATCGCCGCGGGCGCGGGATATTGCCATTTTCTGGGCTATCCGGCCGGGCCGATCTACAGCCGGGTGCCGGCGAGCGCCTCGTCCGCAAGGCAAGACGGCACGGTCGCCCTGTTTTTTTCCGGTGACCTGGGGTTCAACACCGGCATGGGGCCCAGGATCGCGAGGCACATCGCCGCAGCCGGGATCCCGGTCCTGGGCGTCAATTCGCTCAGCGCCTTTGCCCGTCGCCGCTCGCCGCAGGAGACGCGGGCGCTCGTGCGCCAGGCAATCGGCCGCGCCCTCGCCGAGCCAGGCACCCGCCGCCTTGTGGTGATCGGGCAGTCCTTCGGCGCCGATGTCCTCCTGACGGGTTTGGCTGACCTGCTCCCCGCCGATCGGCAGCGTATCGTGCTTGCGGCCCTCATCGTTCCGCAGGACACGCTGTCGTTCCGGGCGACGCCGGGCGGCGTCTTCAACTTCGGCAATGACGGTCCGGCTCTTCCCACCGCCCGGCGCTTCGATTGGGCGCCCGCTCTCTGTATCCAGGGCGAGACCGAGCCGGAAAGCCTATGCCCCGTTTGGAGCGCGAGCGCGCGCAACGTGACACGGATCGCGCTGCCCGGCGGCCACTTCCTGAATGACGATGTCGGCAAGGTGTCGGCCGTAATCCTGCGGGCAATCGACGGCCACTGACCTCATGCATGTGGTCAGGCTCAACGGCTGATAGGATTGCCTTCATCGTCGAGCCTGGAATCGCCACCGCGCAATCGCTGAATCTTAGCCACTTTCCCCGCAGCCAAGTCATAAGCAACGGCATCATAGGACCAGCAGCAATCCGGAGGAGGCGTTCTCCCCCAGCTCGCAAGAGAATTAAAATACTCGATAAACAAAAGGCGTCCGGTAGAAGAGTAGCCAGTTACAAATTTGAGCTGGACGCCTGGCGCCGACAGCGTTTTTCCAATTTTCGCGATCCACTGCTGCTTGTCGGACGCGATCAACTGTCCATCCTCGTACACGTGAACGTCGTCGGCCAGCAAAGCGGAATATGCAGCGACGTCTTTGTTCGAGAGGGCGGCCGCAAGCTTGGTGCCTAGATCGGACTGTCCTGGCAGCGGCGGCGGCGGTGGAACCTGCGCATCAACGCGGGACAAACCGGCGCAGGTTACAGCAATGATCGCCGCTACGCAGAGCGGTCGCAAATATCCGACTGTGGAGCGGGTTGCACCAAGCTGCATGAAGCTTCCTTACAGACAAAATGGAAGACGCAATACGTTGTTCGAGCTGAACGTATATCTGTCGACGTCAGCAACCTGAGTGGCGATTTGTTGTCAGAAAAGCGGGGCTCTCCGCCCTCGGGACTCAAGCTAGCATGTTGGGGTGAGTCAGTTGGCTGGTCCGCGCCAGACAGGTAGTTGGCGCCGCTTCCAGTGCCGCCTCCGAGTGATCCTGCTTGCAGGCATCGCGATCCGCAATATGAAGACGGCGATCAGCGGTCTGCAGCGCTGACGACCATTCCCGAGAAAGGGAGACCAGATTGGCCCAAGATCTTCTTGTCACACTCACCGTGGATATCGTCGCAGCTCATGTCTCGAACAACGCCCTGCCGGCAACCGACCTGCCGGCGCTAATCGAGGGCGTTTATAGCGCGCTGAACCAGGCGGTGGCGCCGGCCCCAGAGCCTCAACCGGAAGAGCTTCGTCCGGCGGTGTCGATCCGCCATTCGGTCAAGCCGGACTATCTGGTGTGCCTGGAAGACGGCAAGAAGATGAAGATGCTCAAGCGGCACCTGGCAACCCATTATGGCCTGTCCCCCGATGCCTATCGCGCGAAATGGGGCCTGCCCAAGGACTATCCCATGGTGGCGCCGAGCTACAGGGAGCGCCGCAGCACACTTGCCAAAGAAAACGGCCTTGGCCGCAAGCCCGGTGAACCGGCACCGGCTGCTAAGGCAAGTGGCAAGGGTCGCCGGAAACTTGGCATAGCGGCCGCCA includes the following:
- a CDS encoding transcriptional regulator (PFAM: ROSMUCR transcriptional regulator~KEGG: nar:Saro_0985 transcriptional regulator, MucR family) codes for the protein MAQDLLVTLTVDIVAAHVSNNALPATDLPALIEGVYSALNQAVAPAPEPQPEELRPAVSIRHSVKPDYLVCLEDGKKMKMLKRHLATHYGLSPDAYRAKWGLPKDYPMVAPSYRERRSTLAKENGLGRKPGEPAPAAKASGKGRRKLGIAAAKPARDRP
- a CDS encoding putative methylase/helicase (KEGG: nar:Saro_2208 putative methylase/helicase), translating into MSDLFAAAGASDRLAAQALLPLLRRGGPITRRQLNEAMTSAFGGSDADGRWTQRDSFELLEHATVLYLRERPYTLESFADVTQAHALVQRLPTQTVRSEAQIAWQQFSTPADIAALAVLLADVGPQDVVLEPSAGNGLLVAQLGDHRSLQLNELDPTRRSRLAALFPDALITGHDGAAIGSLMAHQERPSVILMNPPFSRSLGRGADDRAAVRHLQAALRHLAPGGRLVAIMPDWFGPNARMRDHFETVLREASVRTSLRLEKCYTKHGTSIAVRLFVIDKVAGNAPPAVIQRASVEELAAVLTVPPRAAPPVVAAPVRAAPVSGKGISLFRAVKSAPVKPRAYFAPARNDVLPVDYERLEAPAPLLEQTGVYLPYRPSRIVFDKAGDHPTALVESVAMGSIAAPIPHYVPRLPERTVSERLLSASQLETVVYAGHAWSQTLPGRFKPDKEGVGLVLAEDGRTYRKGFFLGDGTGAGKGRQVAACILDNWLQGRRRNIWVTKNEPLLEDARRDWTALGGVSADVQPVGNWKIDEPITLEQGVLFVTYPTLRSARGDHSRLKQILDWAGEDFEGVIFFDEAHEMGGVAGGEGALGAKAGSQQGICGVLLQNHLPGARVGYASATGASDINNLAYAVRLGLWGPETSFPDREQFISSIRQGGIAAMELVARDLKASGLYLARALSFAGVEYDILKHELTPAQIEIYDIYADAWAIIHRNMEAALELTGVVDGLEGNTLNSGAKASARSRFESTKQRFFGQVLLSMKLPTVIAAAEQHLAEGKSVVMQLVTTAESILDRRLGQLAPDERAELDIDLSPREYVIDYLERAFPTRQMRVFTDDTGAERSVPMDDENGNPVYNPQALAARANLIEQLCALPPITSALDGLLNHFGHDYVAEITGRTKRLIQASDGRQKLETRSTRTSQAEAAAFMGGLKRILIFSDAGGTGRSYHASLDAVNQEQRAHLLLEPGWRADRAIQGLGRTHRTHQACTPLFRPVTTDCKGELRFTSTIARRLDTLGALTRGQRQTGGQNLFDPADNLESSYACAALTSWFHLLHLGKLKSTTLAEFEERTGLELTDKDGVLKDELPPIQRWLNRLLALPIGLQNRIFEEFLALVETRVQAAREAGRLDVGVETMLVDTATIIDDTILRTDPVSGATSHLLTIEVARRKTPVSLERILRIAESHPRHAFLRNAKSGLVALQVKARAHMEEKDGTPIPRIELMRPTRNDYMRLADLAETAWSPIDEEAFRALWAAEAEAAAAQVDTETIRLATGLLLPIWSALPSDHLVVNRIADQSGQSWLGRIVFDDHVVQLYTKLGLDRAENLPPGDIVKSALGGRSVELTQPFPMAIKRAVVNGLPRIELVGAPPAQLAYLKSLGCFTEIISYRTRVFVPVEGAADILSRLLRPEARAA
- a CDS encoding protein of unknown function DUF470 (PFAM: protein of unknown function DUF470~KEGG: nar:Saro_1597 protein of unknown function DUF470) — encoded protein: MIGKAQMDRLKSGVPVAVVLLLAAMGFFALSHLLREVHMHDIRAAWAQVGVLHLLAAAGLTAISYLALTLYDVLALRAIDRPLPYRVAALASFTSYTLSHNLGLALFTGGSARYRIYSAHGLGAGDVGRVVAIAGLTFWGGVFTLAGAMLALFPGGLGFAGFAPSPWVWRASGLALLALIIGALAWSGPSGRTVRIWKWDLRIPGYRTALAQLGVATVDLMAASAALLVLVPGASLADWPVFFIGYILAIIAVLVTHVPGGLGVFEAVIVAALPATPRPELIAALLGYRLVYYILPLLIAGVIIAVQEGARWRRPMAATLHGAQTIASGIAPTLVAALVFLGGMVLLVSGALPAEHDRMAALAAILPLPLVEISHLAGSVVGAALLLVSAGLYRRLDGAAWLTGLLLLIGALVSLAKGLDYEEAILMLLLAGVLRWTRGAFYRRTRLTQEVLTPSWLASVALMIGLPIWVGFFAYKRVPYSTDLFWRFSEHGDASRFLRASLGVGLALAALAVWRLLRPAPVAGPGLVSLEPPQGEAMALTHRTDANLAYTGDKRFLCSPSGRAFVMYQVRGASWIVMGDPVGDPAEWSELLWQLREGADAAQGRLLLYQISLQALPVAIDLGLQIVKYGEEARVDLAAFTLDTPSAKPLRYAVRRAEKEGARFAIIARDELAAHLPRLQEISESWLREKGHREKGFSVGRFDPPISPASTARSSCARRRLSPSPISGRRRIAPSCRST
- a CDS encoding protein of unknown function DUF472 (PFAM: protein of unknown function DUF472~KEGG: nar:Saro_1597 protein of unknown function DUF470) — protein: MRHDADMPYGTMDYLFVRLMQWGHGQGYRWFTLGLAPLSGLEARRLAPLWARLGALLYHHGQALYGFEGLRSYKEKFSPVWEPRFIAGPQGPALARALFDLQALIGGK
- a CDS encoding type IV secretory pathway VirJ component-like protein (KEGG: nar:Saro_1596 type IV secretory pathway VirJ component-like), whose translation is MSGRSPARRWVRAALLVALLVIAAGAGYCHFLGYPAGPIYSRVPASASSARQDGTVALFFSGDLGFNTGMGPRIARHIAAAGIPVLGVNSLSAFARRRSPQETRALVRQAIGRALAEPGTRRLVVIGQSFGADVLLTGLADLLPADRQRIVLAALIVPQDTLSFRATPGGVFNFGNDGPALPTARRFDWAPALCIQGETEPESLCPVWSASARNVTRIALPGGHFLNDDVGKVSAVILRAIDGH